One Rubripirellula amarantea DNA segment encodes these proteins:
- a CDS encoding AAA family ATPase, with product MANDSGYADIHGVRLKLAQPYVSEGQWIGQSEILMQLLACWITVDDADLPLTPRLVGSPGVGKTQLAIAAAKAQQRPLYIYQCTADTRPEDLLITPVLSQGGEIAYHASPLVTAMICGGVCLLDEGNRMNEKSWASLAPLLDGRRLVESIVAGITIPAHRDFRSAVTMNQDESTFEIPDYILSRLQPTLNVGFPNKQDEMAILQYHLPFAETEMLAMTVEFLQHSHELKLDFSPRDGINLMRYALKRMTQDSDHPISRDDAWQEALEKCLGEDAVDLEQLAQRRRRTLGGDSVPLGLADLFFDPDDPLHPDRDDDDDEDF from the coding sequence ATGGCTAACGATTCCGGGTACGCCGACATCCATGGCGTTCGTTTGAAGCTGGCGCAACCCTATGTGTCAGAGGGTCAATGGATTGGCCAAAGTGAAATCCTGATGCAACTCTTGGCGTGCTGGATTACGGTCGACGATGCCGACTTGCCACTGACACCACGCTTGGTTGGTTCGCCAGGCGTGGGTAAAACCCAACTGGCGATTGCGGCAGCGAAGGCTCAACAGCGACCGCTGTATATCTATCAGTGCACTGCCGACACACGACCGGAAGACTTGTTGATCACACCGGTGCTAAGCCAGGGAGGTGAAATCGCCTACCACGCTTCGCCGCTGGTCACAGCGATGATCTGCGGTGGCGTTTGCTTGCTTGATGAAGGCAACCGCATGAACGAAAAGTCGTGGGCAAGCCTTGCACCCCTGCTCGATGGTCGCCGCCTCGTCGAATCTATCGTTGCCGGCATCACGATTCCCGCGCATCGCGACTTTCGGTCGGCGGTGACAATGAACCAAGACGAATCAACCTTCGAAATACCCGACTATATCCTCAGTCGTCTGCAACCCACCCTGAACGTCGGCTTTCCTAACAAGCAAGACGAAATGGCAATTTTGCAGTATCACTTGCCATTCGCAGAAACCGAGATGCTTGCGATGACCGTGGAATTCTTGCAGCACAGCCATGAACTGAAACTCGATTTTTCGCCTCGCGATGGAATCAACCTGATGCGTTACGCGCTCAAACGCATGACGCAGGACTCCGATCACCCAATCTCTCGTGACGATGCATGGCAGGAAGCACTTGAAAAGTGCCTCGGCGAAGACGCTGTCGATCTTGAACAACTTGCCCAACGACGACGCAGAACCCTTGGCGGCGATTCGGTCCCGTTGGGACTGGCTGATCTTTTCTTTGATCCGGATGACCCGTTGCATCCGGATCGAGACGACGATGACGATGAAGACTTCTAA
- a CDS encoding right-handed parallel beta-helix repeat-containing protein, whose protein sequence is MPRHPSWTQLFRIALLMLIFSVVDRSVHAARYYVGPDGSDSISKNQATNRSTPYRTIQHAVNQADPGDFISVFDGTYNENVYIGRSGTPGNYIRLVAANREGAKVRGWISSNDQSYLLVDGFDVTNTSSIPPTKGVSFNRCHHIKVRDCRIHDCYGGGLAFDRSDSIVAEWNIVHNNAYFNVDQHSGISAYQPQKIGSDNRAWGIIFRNNTSFGNYNFVDNPNFGRPTDGNGIVIDDTRNLQAGGAGDYNRRILVENNWCFDNGGQGIHCFSSRLVYIRNNTCVNNVDSFDFGGEITLSESSQCVVMNNILDAKEGKFSGFQYDSSDVRWQANIFDGPTREITPGVLNIYADPGFIPGTIIPDVGSPAINTATNVKSVFPLDVFGQLRYVGRLDRGAIEAQ, encoded by the coding sequence ATGCCTCGTCACCCTTCATGGACTCAACTTTTTCGCATCGCACTACTGATGCTGATCTTTTCGGTAGTGGATCGTTCGGTTCATGCAGCTCGCTACTACGTTGGTCCCGACGGAAGCGATTCGATCTCTAAGAATCAGGCGACGAATCGCTCGACTCCGTACCGAACGATTCAGCACGCCGTCAATCAAGCAGATCCGGGCGATTTTATCTCGGTATTTGATGGAACGTACAACGAAAACGTGTACATCGGTCGGTCGGGAACACCCGGGAACTACATTCGACTCGTTGCCGCTAATCGCGAGGGTGCCAAGGTTCGGGGTTGGATATCGTCAAACGATCAGAGTTACCTGTTGGTTGACGGTTTCGATGTCACCAATACAAGCAGCATCCCGCCGACCAAAGGCGTGTCGTTCAATCGCTGCCATCACATCAAGGTGCGGGATTGTCGAATTCACGATTGTTACGGTGGTGGGTTAGCGTTTGATCGCAGCGATTCGATCGTTGCGGAATGGAACATCGTCCACAACAACGCGTACTTCAATGTTGATCAGCACAGTGGCATCTCGGCGTATCAACCGCAAAAGATTGGCTCGGACAATCGCGCTTGGGGGATCATCTTTCGCAACAACACTTCGTTCGGCAATTACAACTTCGTCGACAATCCGAACTTCGGTCGTCCCACCGATGGCAATGGTATCGTCATCGACGACACTCGCAATCTTCAGGCGGGTGGCGCTGGTGATTACAACCGACGGATTTTGGTGGAAAACAATTGGTGCTTTGACAATGGTGGGCAAGGCATCCACTGCTTTTCGAGTCGGCTGGTCTATATTCGCAACAACACGTGCGTCAACAATGTTGACAGCTTCGACTTTGGTGGTGAGATCACGTTGTCCGAATCAAGCCAATGTGTCGTGATGAACAATATCTTGGACGCCAAAGAGGGGAAATTTTCGGGCTTCCAATACGACTCAAGCGATGTTCGATGGCAAGCCAACATCTTCGATGGACCGACGCGTGAGATCACGCCAGGCGTACTGAACATCTATGCGGATCCAGGGTTCATTCCCGGGACCATCATTCCGGATGTGGGAAGTCCGGCTATCAACACAGCCACCAACGTAAAATCCGTTTTTCCGCTCGATGTGTTTGGCCAACTTCGGTACGTCGGTCGGTTAGACCGTGGCGCGATCGAAGCTCAATAG
- a CDS encoding ankyrin repeat domain-containing protein: protein MTKTVTTLSLLFFAFLYGCNRGATEVEPVADVVEPRKKPVYYSDDAFRMAAYEGKLDIVERAIESGIEVDCVDASKGHTALLMAAYNGHAPVVRFLINHDAKVDARDNEGKTPLIHACSGPFAETAEMLIDAGADVNAADSTEGFTPLMTAAALGEKEVVELLLEKNANVATTDDDGDTALSHAQNAGHSEIVTLLEKSSPAP from the coding sequence ATGACAAAAACCGTTACCACCTTATCGCTGCTCTTCTTCGCCTTCCTCTACGGCTGCAATCGCGGCGCGACGGAAGTGGAACCCGTTGCTGACGTTGTGGAACCTCGCAAGAAGCCGGTCTACTACAGCGACGATGCGTTTCGCATGGCAGCTTACGAGGGAAAACTTGACATTGTCGAGCGAGCGATTGAATCAGGAATCGAAGTCGACTGTGTTGATGCGTCTAAGGGCCACACGGCTTTGTTGATGGCAGCCTACAACGGGCACGCTCCGGTTGTAAGATTCTTAATTAACCACGACGCGAAGGTTGATGCTCGTGATAATGAGGGCAAAACGCCGCTGATCCACGCGTGCAGTGGTCCGTTTGCCGAAACGGCAGAGATGTTGATCGACGCGGGGGCAGATGTGAATGCCGCGGACTCGACTGAAGGTTTTACGCCGCTAATGACAGCCGCAGCTCTTGGCGAGAAAGAAGTTGTTGAGTTGTTGCTTGAGAAGAATGCCAACGTAGCGACCACGGACGACGATGGAGACACGGCGCTTAGTCACGCCCAAAATGCAGGGCACAGCGAGATCGTGACGCTGCTAGAAAAATCTTCACCCGCTCCCTGA
- a CDS encoding glucan biosynthesis protein, with protein sequence MLRYFVKIFSVTLAAFCISVPDLPADEPTANGLDSATQIQTLVQQAQVKDLDDLDSLVTKLAGMPYQPLPPLPESLAQLTYEDYLKISYRHPKATWWGGETPFWIETFHRGFVQRDRVELFALEDNVNRWIPFSANDFEYDLPGIDPTFAADAGHAGIKIAARFPEGEAQEVLTFLGSSYFRARSQFAVYGTSARGLAVDIALNRDEEFPQFRSFWVVKPKAKDKSLTIFALLDSPSVAGAYEFTVEPGAAATDMSVKARLHFRKSVEKLGLAPLTSMWMWGDGLEGPPKDLRPSVHDSDGLLIDSEDQGWVWRPFARQPYPSVSQMNFGKINGFGVMQRNTAFFHFDDHNAQYHRRPSVFVRPKVGWEQGTIELLELPGAHEGIDNIGAYWIPSQLPKAGDRLDLEYELSFFGGSHPDETEVGQATAFTLERGKDGIEMEIRFHGGPLTDIDPDDDIEFEIRTIRGEVDKPSITKTETGDWLVGVKLKPSEQAPMELRLGITHLGERVTESFVYLCPHEEPTFVYPAVYTRQSE encoded by the coding sequence ATGCTTCGCTATTTCGTGAAGATCTTCTCGGTCACGTTGGCAGCTTTTTGCATAAGCGTGCCGGATCTACCGGCGGATGAGCCCACCGCCAACGGTCTGGACAGTGCAACCCAGATCCAGACGCTCGTGCAACAGGCGCAAGTCAAGGACTTGGACGACCTCGATTCGTTGGTCACCAAGTTGGCTGGAATGCCTTACCAGCCTCTTCCACCGCTGCCTGAATCATTGGCGCAACTGACTTACGAAGACTACCTCAAGATTAGCTACCGACACCCAAAAGCAACTTGGTGGGGAGGAGAAACTCCGTTTTGGATCGAAACGTTCCACCGTGGTTTTGTGCAACGCGATCGTGTTGAGTTGTTTGCACTCGAAGATAACGTCAATCGCTGGATTCCGTTTTCGGCCAATGACTTCGAGTATGACTTACCTGGCATTGATCCGACCTTTGCGGCCGACGCGGGGCATGCGGGGATCAAAATTGCGGCTCGTTTTCCAGAGGGCGAGGCACAAGAGGTACTAACGTTTCTTGGTTCAAGCTATTTTCGAGCGCGTAGTCAGTTTGCGGTTTATGGAACATCGGCTCGTGGGTTGGCGGTAGATATCGCCCTTAATCGCGATGAAGAGTTTCCTCAATTTCGATCGTTCTGGGTCGTAAAGCCAAAAGCCAAGGACAAGTCGCTAACCATTTTTGCGCTGCTGGATAGTCCTTCGGTTGCCGGTGCTTACGAGTTCACTGTCGAACCCGGTGCTGCAGCGACGGACATGAGCGTAAAAGCGAGATTGCATTTTCGCAAGTCAGTCGAAAAGCTAGGGCTCGCACCATTGACGAGTATGTGGATGTGGGGCGATGGGCTTGAAGGGCCACCCAAAGATCTTAGACCGAGTGTGCATGATTCCGACGGCCTGCTAATCGACAGTGAAGATCAAGGTTGGGTTTGGCGACCGTTTGCTCGGCAACCCTATCCTTCGGTTAGCCAGATGAACTTCGGTAAGATCAATGGCTTTGGTGTCATGCAGCGAAACACTGCCTTCTTCCACTTTGACGATCACAATGCCCAATACCATCGTCGTCCGAGTGTCTTTGTTCGACCCAAAGTAGGTTGGGAGCAGGGGACCATTGAGCTGCTAGAGTTGCCGGGGGCTCACGAAGGAATCGACAATATTGGGGCGTACTGGATTCCTAGTCAGTTGCCTAAAGCAGGTGATCGCTTGGACTTGGAATACGAACTGTCGTTCTTCGGCGGTTCGCATCCCGATGAAACCGAGGTGGGACAGGCAACCGCGTTCACACTTGAGCGTGGTAAAGATGGGATCGAGATGGAAATTCGCTTCCACGGCGGCCCGCTAACGGATATCGATCCTGACGATGACATTGAATTTGAAATTCGAACCATTCGTGGTGAAGTGGATAAGCCGTCGATCACCAAAACCGAAACGGGGGACTGGTTGGTGGGTGTCAAACTAAAACCAAGCGAACAGGCGCCAATGGAACTAAGACTAGGAATCACGCATCTTGGTGAACGAGTGACGGAGTCGTTCGTTTATCTCTGCCCTCACGAAGAGCCGACGTTCGTGTATCCCGCCGTCTACACTCGGCAATCCGAGTGA
- a CDS encoding flagellin N-terminal helical domain-containing protein, with amino-acid sequence MTRINTNVSSLVAQNRLQASNKDLNSALTRLSTGLRINSGSDDPAGLIASEALRSEITGLGKAISNTQRASQIISTADSALGQVGTLLTDIRGLVAEAANSGALSDEEIAANQLQIDSSLEAIDRIAQTTTFQGRKLLDGSLDYKSTAGSVSSVQDINISKAKLGSTGKIDVEVVVSAAATQGEVSVSDSGFTAAANATASTDKLAVVTQAIGGEDIDITGVEGFTDIVINDVTDASSTGSASYNADTGTLTITGNFTGDSANPGEIDADVDADIVQAAINNLEGFTATGSTGSGTPAAASAATVAAAADGLTVSALNAGSDYNNVTIEFVSGASTEASFDAEQKKLTVSVDSSGLETAENIAAAIEAVQVNGEAVFEATGLADANYDISEGIASITTGNTGGEVLNDKLVFQLSGADGAETFNFGAGTSKDQIAAALNLVSDSTGVSASVVDGSLTFNTNDYGSAASVSVDVISEGSNGTFESSLSATSGAGTDISATVNGVAASGKGNSLSINTSSLSLEMNVDNSGSNFSFSINGGGATFQLGPQVNSTQQASLGIGSVSTGQLGGASGRLYELGTGQSKSLSNDVSGAAKVIEEVISKVTALRGRLGAFQSTTLDSNLVSLSESRTSLQEAESSIRDADFAQESANLTRAQILVQSGTNVLSLANQNPQSALQLLG; translated from the coding sequence ATGACCCGTATCAATACCAACGTTTCTTCACTCGTTGCTCAAAACCGTCTTCAAGCATCGAACAAAGACTTAAACTCTGCTCTGACTCGCTTGAGCACTGGTCTTCGCATCAACAGCGGCTCGGATGACCCCGCCGGTTTGATCGCAAGCGAAGCTCTTCGATCGGAAATCACTGGTTTGGGCAAAGCGATCAGTAACACTCAGCGAGCAAGCCAAATCATCAGCACCGCTGACAGTGCTCTTGGCCAAGTCGGTACATTGCTCACCGACATTCGCGGTCTGGTTGCCGAAGCCGCTAACAGCGGTGCACTTAGCGACGAAGAAATCGCTGCTAACCAACTTCAGATCGACAGCTCGCTCGAAGCCATTGACCGGATTGCTCAAACGACGACTTTCCAAGGTCGTAAGTTGCTTGACGGCTCGTTGGACTATAAGAGCACCGCTGGTTCGGTTAGCTCGGTTCAAGACATCAACATTTCGAAGGCTAAGCTCGGCTCGACTGGCAAGATCGACGTCGAAGTAGTTGTTTCGGCCGCTGCGACACAAGGTGAAGTTTCGGTAAGCGATTCTGGATTCACCGCCGCCGCCAACGCGACCGCTAGCACAGACAAGCTTGCCGTCGTCACCCAAGCCATCGGTGGTGAAGACATCGACATCACTGGCGTCGAAGGCTTCACGGACATCGTGATCAACGACGTCACGGATGCTTCGAGCACAGGAAGCGCATCGTACAATGCCGACACCGGAACGCTTACGATCACCGGTAACTTCACGGGCGATTCAGCCAATCCTGGCGAGATTGACGCGGATGTGGACGCTGACATTGTCCAAGCTGCGATCAACAACTTGGAAGGCTTTACCGCAACCGGATCCACTGGTTCGGGCACGCCAGCAGCTGCGTCGGCAGCCACCGTTGCCGCGGCTGCGGATGGCTTGACGGTATCGGCTCTCAACGCCGGATCTGACTACAACAACGTTACCATCGAGTTTGTTTCTGGTGCGTCAACCGAAGCCAGCTTCGATGCTGAACAAAAGAAGTTGACCGTCAGCGTCGACAGCTCGGGTCTTGAAACCGCCGAAAACATTGCTGCAGCAATCGAAGCCGTCCAAGTCAACGGCGAAGCAGTCTTCGAAGCAACGGGCTTGGCAGACGCTAACTATGACATCAGCGAAGGCATTGCTTCGATCACCACAGGCAATACCGGTGGCGAAGTTCTTAACGACAAGTTGGTTTTCCAACTGAGCGGTGCTGATGGAGCGGAAACATTCAACTTTGGTGCTGGCACCTCGAAGGATCAAATTGCTGCGGCTTTGAACTTGGTTTCCGATAGCACGGGAGTTTCAGCTAGCGTCGTCGATGGTTCGTTAACGTTCAACACCAACGATTACGGTAGTGCAGCTTCGGTATCGGTCGACGTTATCAGCGAAGGTTCAAACGGCACGTTTGAATCAAGCCTGAGTGCGACCAGCGGAGCTGGAACCGACATCAGTGCAACCGTGAACGGTGTTGCTGCATCGGGCAAGGGCAACAGTCTTTCGATCAATACCAGCTCACTTTCGCTGGAAATGAACGTTGACAACAGCGGAAGCAACTTCTCGTTCTCCATCAACGGTGGCGGAGCGACTTTCCAACTCGGTCCTCAGGTCAACAGCACTCAACAAGCTAGCTTGGGTATCGGCAGCGTTAGCACCGGTCAACTCGGTGGAGCATCGGGTCGTTTGTACGAACTGGGAACCGGTCAATCCAAGAGTCTTTCCAACGACGTTAGCGGAGCTGCGAAGGTCATCGAAGAAGTGATCAGCAAGGTCACCGCACTTCGTGGTCGTCTCGGTGCGTTCCAGTCAACGACTCTGGACAGCAACTTGGTCAGCTTGAGCGAATCACGCACAAGCCTTCAAGAAGCTGAAAGCTCGATTCGCGATGCTGACTTCGCTCAAGAATCAGCCAACCTGACTCGTGCTCAAATTTTGGTTCAATCGGGCACCAACGTGTTGTCCTTGGCTAACCAGAACCCACAAAGCGCGTTGCAGTTGCTCGGCTAA